From Vespula vulgaris chromosome 11, iyVesVulg1.1, whole genome shotgun sequence, the proteins below share one genomic window:
- the LOC127067836 gene encoding sodium-coupled monocarboxylate transporter 1-like, with product MIDNNVTSTLIGHKLEHLTFGWTDYMLFISLLGVSIIIGVYFGFFKKQDNTTEYLLGGKTMSFFPISMSLIASHISGVSLLGVPSEVYQYGSQYAACIFTSFITCTIIAYIYLPVFFKLQLTSIFEYLEIRFARPVRLLASFLYCLSLIIYIPLIIYVPALAFSQATAINLHLIAPVICIVCIFYTTIGGLKAVVWADTVQMTVTVGSLFAVLVLGIRSVGGVSEIWKIADEGGRIVFWNMDPSLFTRNSLWGMSIGMTMTWLSGVGISQVSMQRFLAVPTITEARKSIAFMGVGMIIIKWVSVFTGLIMYAKYYKCDPITAHVVARSDQILPYYVLDVAANAPGLPGLFLAGLVSAGLATMSGGLNTTAGTIYEDFIDPWMTDNPEKEKKAAMIMKITVVILGVICVAMVFIVDRLGDIFQVSLSLTGITAGSMLGLFSLGMLIPWATTKGAVVGGIVSMSLMVWIIGGAQWNMALKRFTYKPLPTSTADCLLGNETLNNRTAIMATNVPAPDVDNEPFIIYTISFMYYTLIGCLVVMVIGTIVSFLCGAPDLIDVNKNHFPPIIRRFLPRKKYTEVSLHSVPTSLMTEKSELMS from the exons atgaTAGATAATAATGTAACATCCACTCTAATCGGTCACAAATTGGAACACCTCACTTTCGGATGGACCGATTATATGCTGTTCATCTCATTATTAGGTGTGAGCATAATCATTGGCGTTTATTTCGGTTTCTTTAAAAAGCAAGACAATACCACCGAGTATTTACTCGGTGGTAAAACTATGTCTTTCTTTCCGATCAGCATGAGTCTAATCGCGAG tCACATATCCGGTGTATCTTTGCTCGGCGTGCCTTCAGAGGTGTATCAATATGGCAGCCAATATGCAGCTTGCATTTTTACATCCTTCATAACTTGCACAATCATCGCTTACATCTATTTGCcagttttttttaaattacaattgactagtatatttgaatatttagaGATCAGATTTGCACGACCGGTACGATTGCTTGCGTCCTTTTTGTATTGCTTATCTCTCATTATCTACATTCCTTTGATCATTTATGTTCCCGCCTTAGCATTTTCTCAAGCAACCGCGATCAATTTGCATCTGATCGCTCCTGTGATTTGCATCGTATGCATCTTTTACACGACTATA ggTGGTTTAAAAGCGGTGGTATGGGCGGATACGGTTCAAATGACAGTAACCGTAGGAAGTCTGTTTGCTGTCCTCGTATTAGGGATCAGATCCGTGGGCGGTGTTAGTGAAATTTGGAAAATAGCGGATGAAGGTGGTAGGATTGTATTTTGGAA CATGGATCCAAGTCTCTTCACTAGGAATAGTTTATGGGGTATGTCGATAGGCATGACCATGACATGGCTTTCTGGTGTCGGTATAAGTCAGGTCTCCATGCAAAGATTCTTGGCAGTACCAACGATCACAGAAGCACGAAA ATCAATAGCATTTATGGGAGTTggtatgataataataaaatgggTTTCGGTATTCACTGGTCTTATTATGTAcgcaaaatattataaatgtgaTCCAATAACAGCACAT GTAGTAGCAAGGAGCGATCAAATATTACCGTATTACGTTTTGGACGTAGCCGCTAACGCTCCAGGTCTTCCTGGTCTTTTTCTTGCTGGTCTAGTTAGTGCTGGACTTGCTACTATGAGTGGTGGATTAAACACTACGGCAGGCACGATATACGAGGATTTCATCGATCCTTGGATGACCGATAATCctgagaaggagaaaaaagcaGCTATGATCATGAAG atCACCGTAGTTATCCTAGGCGTTATTTGTGTGGCCATGGTCTTTATAGTCGATCGTCTCGGTGACATATTTCAAGTGTCTTTGAGTTTGACCGGCATTACGGCTGGTTCGATGTTGGGTCTCTTCAGTTTGGGCATGTTAATACCATGGGCAACGACAAAGGGCGCTGTAGTTGGTGGTATAGTTTCTATGTCCTTAATGGTATGGATCATTGGTGGTGCTCAATGGAACATGGCTCTTAAAAGATTCACTTATAAGCCATTGCCAACCTCGACTGCCGATTGTCTCCTTGGGAATGAAACTTTAAACAATCGTACCGCAATAATGGCAACTAATGTACCTGCACCTGACGTCGATAACGAGCCTTTCATCATTTACACGATTTCCTTTATGTACTATACCTTAATCGGTTGTTTGGTTGTAATGGTGATTGGTACGATCGTAAGCTTCCTTTGTGGAGCACCAGATCTTATCGACgtcaataaaaatcattttccacCGATCATTCGAAg atttctACCACGCAAGAAGTATACAGAAGTGTCATTACACTCGGTACCAACTTCACTGATGACTGAAAAGAGCGAATTAATGTCCTAA
- the LOC127067835 gene encoding KICSTOR complex protein ITFG2-like, whose product MRAVSFVKRLQWELPGTICRHGLTIGDVDNDGDNELVVGTAEGELYIFKGSELWQKITGLGLVTSVAIGDIFNYGRNALVVICGDGWAHIFYSPRSVNPSNVPSLLTQLQLHKEDEQENLKAVTDIGTIINMTSSPSSEHVDNISEINELSGKMECVHVQRIPTNTKVVLVADIDKDGANEMILGLTDRVVRSYRWSSNTDFGTGRLVGLNKWECANQIGTVTLQHSRDGTPTLLVAQPGGTFMRIKCNAEDNKLENESCEGDSEVAASCVDYQTLGISRMRNQNISTEIIGDLESGMISLMASLESKVPKNIQQDTPAKQSSIDDSQSSLSNIKSLLVETKSSHLQSEFRGCDADAAGVDQVDGNLVGGNVILGEFDSNPKKDLPLPTYEDFSYNNNNNNNNNNNNNNSNKNNNNVNNNNTEVQNENNKDDELDESKENSSKGKPYALATLDGTIMLVKDENILWAMQVDHQIFALCRLDVTNDGSDEIIACAWDGQTYILDQQRNSVRFQFEEPVRAFCTGYYNVVQRTSTPCLVYNTFNNKIFLYYDVTLPNMVISPLNPTVDLDEEERKILDEILGESDETEKQRRMQQLTEWLLYGTH is encoded by the exons atgaggGCTGTCAGTTTTGTTAAAAGATTACAGTGGGAATTACCAGGTACTATATGTAGACATGGACTAACGATAGGAGATGTCGACAATGATGGAGATAACGAATTAGTAGTAGGCACAGCAGAAGGAGagctttatatttttaaa gGATCTGAATTATGGCAGAAAATAACTGGCCTTGGACTTGTAACTAGTGTAGCTATAGGTGATATTTTCAATTACGGAAGAAATGCATTAGTTGTTATATGTGGAGATGGCTGggcacatattttttatagtccAAGATCTGTTAATCCTAGTAATGTACCATCTTTATTAACACAATTACAATTACATAAAGAAGATGAACAAGAAAATCTTAAGGCTGTTACAG ATATTggtacaattattaatatgacAAGTTCACCAAGTTCAGAACATGTAGATAATATTAGTGAAATAAACGAATTGTCTGGAAAAATGGAATGTGTACATGTACAAAGAATACCAACAAATACAAAGGTAGTGTTGGTAGCTGATATTGATAAAGATGGTGCAAATGAAATGATACTTGGATTAACAGACCGTGTTGTCAGATCATATAGGTGGTCCAGTAATACAGATTTTGGGACTGGAAGACTAGTTGGTTTAAATAAATGGGAATGTGCCAATCAAATTGGAACAGTTACGCTACAg CATTCAAGAGACGGAACTCCAACATTGTTAGTTGCCCAACCAGGTGGTACCTTCATGCGAATTAAGTGCAATGCAGAAGacaataaattagaaaatgaatcCTGCGAAGGAGATAGCGAAGTAGCCGCGAGTTGTGTCGATTATCAAACTTTAGGAATATCTAGAATGagaaatcaaaatatatctacTGAAATTATAGGAGATCTCGAATCAGGAATGATATCTTTGATGGCATCATTGGAATCTAAGGTACCAAAGAATATACAACAGGATACTCCAGCTAAACAATCTTCTATCGATGACAGTCAGTCAAGTTTAAGTAATATCAAATCTTTATTGGTTGAAACTAAATCAAGTCATCTTCAATCAGAATTCAGAGGGTGCGATGCAGATGCTGCAG GCGTGGATCAAGTGGATGGTAATCTTGTGGGTGGTAACGTTATTCTCGGAGAATTTGATTCTAATCCGAAGAAAGATCTGCCGTTACCTACGTACgaagatttttcttataataataataataataataataataataataataataataatagtaataaaaacaacaacaacgtcaacaataataatacagaAGTACAAAACGAAAACAATAAGGATGACGAGTTAgacgaatcgaaagaaaattcttcaaaaGGAAAGCCATATGCTCTTGCGACTTTGGACGGTACTATAATGTTAGTAAAggatgaaaatatattgtg GGCAATGCAAGTGGATCATCAGATATTTGCTCTTTGTCGTTTGGATGTGACCAACGATGGTTCAGATGAAATAATTGCATGCGCTTGGGATGGTCAAACATATATCTTGGATCAACAAAGAAATAGCGTACGTTTCCAATTCGAAGAACCAGTTAGAGCATTTTGTACAGGTTATTACAATGTTGTGCAACGTACTTCTACACCTTGCCTcgtttataatacttttaataaCAAA ATATTCCTTTATTACGACGTGACGCTTCCAAACATGGTCATTAGTCCATTGAATCCTACTGTAGATTTGGATGAAGAAGAACGGAAAATTTTGGACGAGATATTAGGTGAATCCGATGAAACTGAGAAACAACGTCGAATGCAACAACTAACGGAATGGTTGCTATATGGAACCCATTAG
- the LOC127067837 gene encoding mitochondrial inner membrane protease subunit 2, producing MRIPHFLRSVLIGIPVGITFLDTVGYVAKVEGISMQPALNPDLNNPDYVFLNRWAVRGHDIQRGEIVSVISPKAPTQTLIKRVIGVAGDILHTRGYKVDYLQVPDGHCWLEGDHTGRSMDSNTFGPVSLGLITAKATCIVWPPNRWQYLEASIPNQRTILNSRRS from the exons ATGAGAATACCACATTTTTTACGCAGTGTCCTAATAGGCATCCCAGTTGGGATTACCTTCTTGGACACAGTAGGATATGTGGCAAAAGTGGAAGGAATATCTATGCAACCAGCCTTGAATCCAGATTTAAATAATCCAGATTATGTTTTCCTAAATCGTTGGGCTGTACGTGGTCATGATATTCAACGAGGTGAAATAGTATCTGTAATATCTCCTAAAGCACCAACTCAAACATTAATTAAACGAGTTATAGGAGTTGCAGGTGATATTTTGCATACACGTGGATACAAAGTTGATTATCTTCAG GTTCCAGATGGACATTGTTGGTTGGAAGGAGATCATACAGGTCGTTCGATGGATTCAAACACTTTTGGACCAGTTTCTCTTGGTTTAATTACAGCAAAGGCTACTTGCATAGTTTGGCCACCTAATCGTTGGCAATATTTAGAAGCTTCTATACCAAATCAACGTACAATATTGAATTCTAGaagaagttaa